TGGAAACAACAGACAATAAAGCTTTACAACATTTAAGAGGAACTGACAAGGAATTTTAGGAATTAAATAGATGGGAGGAGGATAATACAGGAATTGAATATATATGGAGTGAACCATAAAGACGTTACAGTCCTTAAATACTATTTTATCCTTTTTTACAGTTCtgttaaacatatttttttgtgaTGAACTGCCACATCCTCTGTTCTCAAAAAAAGTTGTATCATGATGAATTTGTATATATTGTATTAGCATTGATTATGTTTGTTGAATAAATTGTTGATACAAAATGTGCATGAGCTAGTGGTGTACCTCTGGTTGAGGGTTGTGAGCTTCTCATTATGCTGTCTATAAAAATACAGCAGGAGCTGGTTACATGGGGCTGGAGAATCCAGCACTACTATGGAGGGAGATGGCCTTATGTTAACCTGTACTTCAGTATGCTTCCAGCAAGGGGGGAGTAATGAGAACATCTCCCTTATGTTGTGAACCTGCCTTACTCCTTTCAGGCCCCCCTGGCACTTTGCCACTACTATTTTGTGTTTGAGGTTTGAACCGTCAACCTGGTGACCAGGATCTCTTTAAAATCAAGCACGAATCTGTGTAATTGAGATTGGCAATCACAATAAATGAATTGATCATGCTTTGAAACCACAAGACAATTTCCCATTGAGCCGGAATATGCAGCATGTAACCGGAACGCAGGAACATAAATAAAATACCCTTTTTTTAAAGCCTATAACCTATTGGATTGAATCTCGGCCTAAAATATAGACCACTGGACATGTATGAACCATTGTATTTAATATTTGAACTTGGGGTGTCATGTTCACAAAGATGAATGCCTACACaaagtgtttgaacccaggtctgtttgggATCGGGGCATCTGTCTCGCGTATTCCCAGTGTTATTTATTTGTTCATGGGGTGAGTATGAAGTTGACTCTATGCCAGGGTtgggcaaccctggtcctggagtgctGCAGCAGTTCATCTTTTTGTTTTAACTGAcatggaagaccaggtgtgttgaatttaggcaatcactgaactgatcaattagctcagtgtGGTGCCTACTGTACATGTAATTATGGCAATCCTGCTGTACCTGCAGCACTCCAGGAACAAGGTTTCCTACCCTGCTTTATGTACTATTTGGGGAAGGTGTTTTGTATTGGGTCAAACAATTATTCTTTGTGGTAAATAGAGCCGTTTTGGATCTTTCGTTCAGTGTGACCTGTAGTTTTACACTAGCGCCGAGATTCAATATGTCAAGTTCTAGGCATTGCAGCTTttgtggtggattgagatgcagcccatgcaacaaaaaaaaaacatctttaGCTTTAAAGGCAATTGCCGACTGAGCCAACATATGCCGTGTTTACCGGTAATAGGATTTGCCTTTCAAAACCGCAATGTCTATAACCTGCGattggattgaatcccggcctaggTTTTGTGAGTGCCAGAGAGCTAGGCCACTGAGGGTGGGGTGGAGAGCAGTGTTTATGAAGCCCTGTTAAATAAATGACATGTGTTACTAATTGGAAAAATGTATCCTGCCTTACAGGCTTTTCTTCTCTCTTTTACCAGTCTCCACCCAACATTTTTTAAAGTCATGGGCCCAATTCCATTATTTCCCCTAGTCTCCTTCCCTAGCTCCTACCCTTTTTAAAAAAAAAGGTTGTGGGTTTAAACATTGCCGTTGCTTTATTCTACGTTGCTATCTGTaattattttttatgtttttgcacaattttacatctaaggtgtttggtgcagtatttcagAAGTAAAACATGCAACGTGTTGTCTTAAAGTCAGAgctgctgggcaggtctgtctcactgtctatgctattggatagagagcAATCACCGCAGCTGTTCACCCCGTGTTAGTGGGAAAATggacatcatcaaatcaaattccaACCCATTTACCTGTTGTGATGCACGGATGTTCCAAACTCAGTtttagacgagactgactttatgaccaaaatattcctatttacactttgtagtcaattttggcACTAGAATAACTGATTCATATGGATGCTGTTTTCAAAGGTATTCCTTGCTTCTTAAAGGTAGTCACTCTTTAAAGTAGTCCATTTAGTTCTATGTGTCAATTTTAAAGCTACAAACAGATGTGCAACTTGTATGAAGAAGGCACTGGCTGGCTCATGGCTTGGATCCCTGCCTTTCAACCAAGAAGTTTTGGGTTCAAACCTCACCTTTTGCTTTAGTCAATGTTTCTGCAACTGTTGATGTCTCACACATGAAAATAAGTACAATTTATGTGGAGGCAGTAGCTCTGGGGTTTGGTCCCTCCCTTGTAACCCAAAGGTTCTTGGTTCAATCTCAACTGTTGATGTCAAACATAGAAATGTCAAATCAAAAAATGTTAAGGAGTCTGTAGCTCCCTGCCTTCCATCCAAGAGGTTATGGGTTTGATCCTTGTCCTTCATAGACTACTGCAATTGTCAAATTTACAAGAAAAGTGTAAGAAGTGTGAAGGAGTCTGTTGCTCTTGTGTAAGGATCTTGACCCATAAGCACGGGGTTGTAGGTTTGAACATGGTTATGTGGACAACATGGACTCCTGGTCAGTGAGCCATGGCTACAAAGATGGCTGAAGGGTGCAACAAGTAAGGGGGTTAAATCCTGAGGTTCCCCCATGCAATTCCAAAACAGTAATGAGCAGTGGTTATAGGGGAAAATTCCCAGAAAAAGGTGGATTCTTAAATACAGGTATGCTTGATTCAAAAATGGAAGTAGCCACCTTTTTCAGGAAATTTCCCCCATAACTGCTGCTGTCCAAGTATGAACCCCCATTAGTCTTCCAACCACCGCAAAGTCAACACAACCATACTCAAGTGCCGAGCCTGGGATCTAACCCACATGATTGCCTGGGATCTAACCCACATCATGATTCAGAGGCAAGCTCCTTACACCTGTGCCACTTATTCCTTCACACATTTCTTCCTGGTCAGAAGCAGAACCCACAACTTCATTGATGAAAGGTCAAACACCAGAGCCAGGCTTTTATTAACAAGTTGACAAATACTGTCTAAGCGCTGTCAGCAATGCTGAGATGGCATTCAAGGTTTAATGCTGTAGATGTCAACTCTGGAAACTACCTCTAAATGTCAAGCGAGCTACTACTCGGTTCGGATTGAAtcccaccctaactttgaaattAGCTGAGGTTGGACATTAACGGAGGTTGGACAAATATTGCATGTCCTTTCCTCCTGttctcaacaaaaaaaaacacgaGAAGCAGAGGTTTCAGGAGAGCAAAATATTTCCTGCTGATGGTCCCAGAAGGCGAGGACAGGACAAAAAAAACAAGGAAAGGCTGAGGTGTAGGTTTAATTAGTTGCAGTATACTGTAAATCCTCTGGGTGGATTGCTTGCATAAAAGTAACCAATCTCCCAATCACATTAGTTTCTGCCTCAGAACAAGATCGATTAAGAAAACCAATCTGCCATTTATTTTGACAAACAATGGAGTGaggggtttttgtatgtaaaaaaaaaacctcACTCCATAAGATTTGGAAAAGGTTCCCAGGAAAATCTTCAGAAACAAAAATGGTACAAAAACATCTCCGCTTGCCCCAAAGCATTTAAATGTTTGACATATTTGCCTAATGCACACACCAAGCACTATCCACAAACAATGCAGCCTCTAGACATCTGGTTTGCCTCccaaaatgttcaaatgttcaccTCAACACGTCTGTACGTGAAAGAACGCCAGTTTGGCATAGAAGAACTACATCACTTCATATTTCACTACCCTATCCacttgaaaaaaatacaaaataatagctAGCAAGATGGAGATCAGAGGTTATTTTTAATGATTGCATTTTACAAGTGGCTAGTTTGCATCAGTCACTGCTGTTGCCTATGGTCAGGTTCTCAAGACTACAAACACTGCGTAAAAAGAGTCAACACCGTACCCCATGAAAACATAGAAAATGTACTAGAAACACATCCATTGGCTATTTCCTTGATAGGGGTCATGCTTACACACAAACAGAACATTAAGCTATCGCATACAGAGTACAGTAATGGCAATAATACAATCTCACCTTGTATAAAGTGTAGCCTATATTAAATTGAAACACATCAATATGACACTATTTCAATGCTTCATGATAGTGGCTTTGGAGAAGTCATTGACAGATACTTGTGTGTCCAAAATGGCTCCCTACTCCCCATTTAGCCCAAAGTAGTACATTACAATAGGGAAACAATTGACATTTTGACAGTGAAGATAGTTGGGATGTAAAAAGGCACTTTTGTGAACCACAACCCCACCCCGTTGAGGGACACGTTATCCATTTAGACCATAGAGACTGATAGAGGACTCTTCTTTGTATCTGGCATCTGTGAGCGCATGGGCATCTCCATTAAAGAGCTACTGAACACGTCGATTAGCACATGTTTTTTTTCTGTTGTTCATTAGAAAAATGTGATttcagtcttggaggtgtgtttcctgACCAAGTTGGTGTTTGGTTAATGTTTGTCCCCCCATGAGACACTGCAGAAGTCCATATAACTTCCTCAAAATCCCCAGAATGGATCTAAGATtcaactcaagaaatctgtaattaattttgacgtttttgcagaGGATGTTTTATatctaaggtgtttggtgcagtatttcgcAAGTAAAATATGCGACGTGTCGTCTTACTTAAAGTCGGAGCTGCTGgacaggtctgtctcactgtctatgctattggatagagaACAATCAATGAagctgttcaccccatgttaGTGGGCAAATGGACATCATCAAATCCCAACATTAATTTACCCGTTGTTCCAAACTCAGTTTTAGACAAGACTGACTTTAtaaccaaaattatcctatttacactttgtagtcaattttggcACTAGAATAACTTACTCATATGGATGCGGTTTTCAAAGGTATTCCTTGCTTCTTAAAGGCAGTCACTATTCAAATCAGTCAAAATGTCTACTCCTATGcattggtaaacaaactgaaagggtacTGCAACCTCAAATGTGTTTAAACAGGGGTAAAGCAAATATTTGCAATTTACTGTCACCTGCAGCTGTGGAATGTTTGCTCACGAGTATAATTAactggctgatccctcctgatgacccagATGGAATtgtgtgatccttccttaactcATAGGAAGTCCCACTCAGTTAACTACTTCAACTGGTGAAAgtcaatggcactgcccatgctaaaacagacTTTTGGGCACAAGcgtcctctatccatctctatggtaATTTGAGACACGCCAATAAGTGATAAAGGTTAAAGACTTAACGCTTTGTTCCAAGGACGACTGCGCTTCGCAACATTTGCGCCACAGTTCCACTGAACTGTTAATTTACTCCTCCCAATCACATGGTAACATTCCAATGTCCATACTAGCATACTACTTAGAATGAATTAATGTATTGGCCATGCATTCTAAGTAGTATGCAAGTGGACATTGAAACAGACATTCAAATCTGTTAAACAGCCATTAAGGATCTATGGCGGGTGAGTACAGTTTACTTACCAACACAATTAGTATGGCATCCTTTCACTAATATAGTAGCATGGTTACACAGGAAAGTAAAGTGTTTCCCTGACTCTTATTTTCCAGCCTCTAACAGCCTAACTGCCTGACCTCAATGTTCAGTAATGTTCTCTCCCACCCACATCTCTTTTTCCGGTTTCCCCCTCTCACCACGCCCTCTTCCTTTCAGTTTCTACTTGCACAGATTTCATCTCTAGAGACAAAAAAAAGGAGTGAGTCTCCATAGCAACAGAACAGACCATGCACACCGCAAACAATGCACAAAGTCAGGGAGACAAGCCAAGAGAAAAGAGGCAGGGAAAGAGAAGCCTCGTTGTCCCTACTGCATGTGCTGTAGCCAACTCTGTGTGGCATGACAACATAGTTACACATACTGTATGAGACAAGGCTAGAGAAAGAGCACTTTAGAATACATAAACATATCTCGAACTATCTGATTTTCCTACACATTTAGCACAAGCATTCCTAGTCAAAATGAGCCTTTTCCCACTACTAATAGTGTCCCAGTCTCAAACGACTAGTTTTCACCATAGCGCATAAGTATACTTTGTATGGTTATGTGCATGATCGTCTTACAAAATATGATACGGGAGCTAATAACACCATAGCTTGTATAGTTACTATAGTATTGTACAAAATATGATACGGGAGCTAATAACACCATAGCTGGTATAGTTACTATAGTATTGTACATGCAAATTCTACAATCTCTTTAGAAGTACTAGACTAAATCATGAAATTACCTAGATCCCTACAGTAATACATTTGATGGCTGGTTCAAGTTTAGAAAGATGGATGTGTATTAACATGTCATTCATAAACCAAATGTACATGTTGATGCTAAATATATCAATGCAAAACAGAAATCGCAAAATGTAGAGTCTTATATTTCTACTTAAACATGATGGTATTCAGGTGGTTGCCGTGGTTGTCACCAAAGAAATCTGGAATGTAGATTTAAGAATGCCGATTTAGGTTGATATAAAACTGGTACTTTGCCATCTATACTGTACTGaaacccacacatacagataaagaaatacatttttaaagaaaataagaaaaaaatacatatttaaaaaaaaaaaaaaaaaatcctgattCTTACATTTGGACGGATAGACAGAAACAGTCCCGAAAGGCAATTTTGGCGCAAAGGAAAGCTCATCGTCAGGTCTCATGCTGTTTCACACAAAGAGTTCTGGGACTGGCATGGAATGGCAGCTTCCTCTAAGCTTTGGAATAAGGAAGGAGTTGCATCCGGAATCTGAAAAAAAAGTGGGTTCCGAACAGGAACTGAAAAACAGACTGCATTGAATCAAGCGCTCGGTCTTTCCCTCCTTTTTCCTTTGTTACGAGAAGACTGTGTTGCGCTGGTTCATGTCGCCAACCTTCTCGAAGAACATGAAATCCTATGAAGCGAAATAAAGGAAAGAAAATGTCAACAATTTTCCTCCAACAACTGCACATCTTATTAGCTCAGTGATAGGCCTTACTCATCAAGTTCTGTGATTAGAAAAATCTACATTTGAATCTAATATATCTTAATTTAAAACAGATGGACTCACAATGAGGAAGCAGGCGCCCATGAGCACGGCCTTCATCTTGACGTCCATGTCCAGGGGGAACTGGATGCCAAAGTTGTCTGTGTCGGTGAAGACCTCCTTTAGCAGGCCACTCCACTGCTTACTGATGCGGCCGATGGGCTTGCCTCCATCTTTCCCCGTCAGCTAAAGGATTAGATGGGTGTGTAGACTTTAATACAATACAAATTTTTCCACCTTGCCCGATAAGCAACATTATTTTCTGGTCTACAAGAgatgtcaaagtggatttataTTTGGTAGAGAAAAATAGTCAACCCGATGGAAGCTGAACTCCCAAGTGCCTCCATTGGATGACATGAAGTGGTTTAACCCCCGGGTTTATGACCCCTCACCTCAAAGTTGACATCCCCGCAGCAGTTGCAGGCGAAGCAGGGTCCCTCCAGCTTCATCACGGTCTCCTTGTTGGCACCCTTGATGGAGAACTTGGGCACACAGGGGTTCCAGTCCTGGGACACATAGCCTATGGTGGTGCCAGGCGGGGCTTGGACCTCGAGCTGAGGGACACACGCATCAAATTAGAAAGGTATTTGACCGtgcttaaaaaataaaaacttttttttttattaaaaaagaaatacaaaatcaGGCTTCGGTCCTTACATTGTGGCTTGAAATAGCAGGTGCTTTGGTTACTGCAAAGCTTGCGTCGACATGAAATATGGCACTGATTTGAGAAGTGCATTGGTGTATTCTATTGGCTTAGCAACCATTGCAAAGACAAAGGTACCATGCTTCACCTGGTAACAGTGGGGCTATGTCTCCATAGATGCTGAATTAATGTGTGAAATTGCAGTCAGAAGGGACGTTGACATCTCATGGGAATGTACTGTAGTTAGCGTGCCAGCAATGGGATTCAATAGAGAGCTTAAAAGATGAAGACAGTCAGAAAGTTTGGACTGACAAAGGACCATTCAGTGTCATTCATGAGTCTTTAAAGTACAGGGACTGGGGAGACTTTCGGACAATCCAAAATGGCTTCCAGTCCAATAGTTTGCATGCTTTTATTACCACTTTTTAGCAAAATTATATGTACAATGCTAATCTGAGGGTAAATAAACCAATTGCATTTTAGGTAACCTGTCCCTTTACTACTAACATATTAAGACTCAAAATAattatattttgtgtgtgtgtatatatatatatatatttttttttctcttcctctctcatggTTGGGGTTCTGTTTATATAGTCAAAGTAATGAAATACTTGTCAGTGTTCAGCATGCCATCATACCTCCTGCAGGCAGCAGGGGCACCAGCAAGAGGCACAGCGGAAGGGTCGTATGAGGCGGATGACCTCACGGTCCATGTTGTCCTTGATCTTCATGTCGAAGCTGCGCAGGGCGCCGCAGCAGTTGCGCGTGCAGCAGTCGTTCTTCTCTTTGGCCTTGTAGATCTTCTGACCCAGGCTGTTCTTGATCTCGTACTGGTTGTTGGTCTCAAAGCCGATGAACGCTgaggagaggaaaacagagggagaagaaagaggggaggggggatggtGATAGAGTTGAGTTAAACTGTGGTCATTTTATCACCTTTCGTCCTGATCTCTCTATACTAAGATAAGACTAGCAAGCTCACCTTCCAGCAACTCCACTTTTTGGTGTATAAGGATCTGGTCAATCTGAAATATGGAAAAcacagaagagagagatagatatggaAAGAGAGTGAATGGAAGAAAACAAACCCCAGCATTTACACTGAGAACAGATGATGTTGGTGAAATCAGTGGATTTGAGAACCTGTTATGTCACTCCTCCCCAGCCTAACCTACCTGTGTTAGGTACTCCAGACCAGGTGGAACGCCGACTGGCACAACTCCTGCAGGGGCTGGGGAGATGGCTGCATGAGGCCCTGAGTTAGCCACACCGTATTCTGGCCCGGGCATGTGACCACCATAGCCTGGGCTAGGACCCATCTGAGGTGCACCAAATTCAGGCATGGGCATAGGACCTGGGCCCTGGCCTACTGGTCCAGGCTGGTACATAACTGGGTGGCCTGGCTGGGGTTGTTGGTGGTTGTAGCCCATATGGAAGCCAACCGGTGGTGGAGCTTGGTTAGGGTCACCATACCCC
This is a stretch of genomic DNA from Salvelinus alpinus chromosome 11, SLU_Salpinus.1, whole genome shotgun sequence. It encodes these proteins:
- the LOC139534586 gene encoding phospholipid scramblase 2-like, translating into MSAPGYPSPHQGPGSYSMAPYPVPQGGYGDPNQAPPPVGFHMGYNHQQPQPGHPVMYQPGPVGQGPGPMPMPEFGAPQMGPSPGYGGHMPGPEYGVANSGPHAAISPAPAGVVPVGVPPGLEYLTQIDQILIHQKVELLEAFIGFETNNQYEIKNSLGQKIYKAKEKNDCCTRNCCGALRSFDMKIKDNMDREVIRLIRPFRCASCWCPCCLQELEVQAPPGTTIGYVSQDWNPCVPKFSIKGANKETVMKLEGPCFACNCCGDVNFELTGKDGGKPIGRISKQWSGLLKEVFTDTDNFGIQFPLDMDVKMKAVLMGACFLIDFMFFEKVGDMNQRNTVFS